The following proteins are co-located in the Microbacterium sp. SORGH_AS_0888 genome:
- a CDS encoding carbohydrate ABC transporter permease produces the protein MASVSESTTIDATAPGSLLPAGGGAALPPAAPTARASTRRRRWATRAELTILIAPALIVFAAFVILPVAMAAYYGFFSWSGYGTPTDFVGIKNYVTILTDPGFHEALGHNAFIVVMSLVVQGPIAIGLALLLNRKLRFQSAIRVLIFVPYVISEVVVGLGWSLMLQSDGALNGLLEKIGLGFLRTDWISDPGIAIWTLLIIITWKYVGFAVILFLAGLQGIPEELSEAAAIDGASYWQIQRHIVLPLMGPTIRIWAFLSIIGSLQLFDLVWIIWGQYVASTAGTSTMATYMVANGRNAGSYGYGSAVAVVMFLISLIIALVYQRFVLRRDTAGAITGGVR, from the coding sequence ATGGCTTCCGTGAGCGAGAGCACCACCATCGACGCGACAGCGCCCGGGAGCCTCCTCCCGGCCGGGGGCGGCGCCGCGCTGCCCCCGGCCGCGCCCACCGCCCGCGCGTCGACGCGGCGCCGGCGGTGGGCGACGCGGGCCGAGCTGACGATCCTCATCGCGCCGGCGCTCATCGTGTTCGCCGCCTTCGTGATCCTCCCGGTCGCGATGGCCGCGTACTACGGGTTCTTCAGCTGGTCCGGCTACGGCACCCCCACCGACTTCGTCGGGATCAAGAACTACGTGACGATCCTCACGGACCCCGGCTTCCACGAGGCGCTCGGCCACAACGCGTTCATCGTCGTCATGTCGCTCGTGGTGCAGGGACCGATCGCGATCGGGCTCGCGCTGCTGCTGAACCGCAAGCTCCGCTTCCAGTCCGCCATCCGGGTGCTGATCTTCGTCCCCTACGTGATCAGCGAGGTCGTCGTCGGACTCGGCTGGAGCCTCATGCTGCAGTCCGACGGCGCGCTCAACGGCCTGCTCGAGAAGATCGGGCTGGGCTTCCTGCGGACCGACTGGATCTCCGACCCGGGCATCGCGATCTGGACGCTGTTGATCATCATCACCTGGAAATACGTCGGCTTCGCCGTCATCCTCTTCCTCGCCGGGCTCCAGGGCATCCCGGAGGAGCTCAGCGAGGCCGCGGCCATCGACGGCGCGTCCTACTGGCAGATCCAGCGGCACATCGTCCTGCCCCTCATGGGCCCGACCATCCGCATCTGGGCGTTCCTCTCGATCATCGGCTCGCTGCAGCTGTTCGACCTCGTCTGGATCATCTGGGGCCAGTACGTCGCCTCGACGGCCGGCACCTCGACCATGGCCACCTACATGGTCGCCAACGGCCGCAACGCGGGCAGCTACGGCTACGGCAGCGCCGTCGCCGTCGTCATGTTCCTCATCTCGCTCATCATCGCTCTCGTGTACCAGCGGTTCGTCCTGCGCCGTGACACCGCGGGCGCCATCACGGGAGGTGTCAGATGA
- a CDS encoding GTP pyrophosphokinase family protein, which produces MTIPLDAEPVYVSIAELHAARDQIQRFLLEYRFGMQEIETKISILRDEFLNMHDYNPIEHVTSRVKSPDSLVEKVARKGIDPGFESIREHITDVAGVRVTCSFTADAYRLFDLLTRQDDITVRAVKDYIAEPKPNGYKSLHAIVEVPVFLSTGTVQVPVEVQFRTIAMDFWASLEHKIHYKYAGSVPDHLVGSLKDAADTAAALDERMERLHRELRDHRTAEPGMPV; this is translated from the coding sequence ATGACGATTCCCCTCGACGCGGAGCCCGTCTACGTCTCGATCGCCGAGCTCCATGCCGCCCGTGATCAGATCCAGCGCTTCCTGCTGGAGTATCGCTTCGGGATGCAGGAGATCGAGACCAAGATCTCGATCCTCCGCGACGAGTTCCTGAACATGCACGACTACAACCCGATCGAGCATGTGACGAGCCGGGTCAAGTCGCCCGACAGCCTCGTCGAGAAGGTGGCGCGCAAGGGCATCGATCCCGGGTTCGAGTCGATCCGCGAGCACATCACCGATGTGGCCGGCGTCCGCGTCACGTGCAGCTTCACGGCCGACGCGTACCGGCTGTTCGACCTGCTCACCCGGCAGGACGACATCACGGTGCGCGCGGTGAAGGACTACATCGCCGAGCCGAAGCCGAACGGCTACAAGAGCCTGCACGCGATCGTCGAGGTGCCCGTGTTCCTCTCGACGGGCACGGTGCAGGTGCCCGTCGAGGTCCAGTTCCGCACGATCGCGATGGACTTCTGGGCGAGCCTCGAGCACAAGATCCATTACAAGTACGCCGGGTCGGTCCCCGACCACCTCGTCGGGAGCCTGAAGGATGCCGCCGACACGGCCGCCGCGCTCGACGAGCGGATGGAGCGACTCCATCGCGAGCTCCGCGACCACCGCACGGCAGAGCCCGGCATGCCGGTCTGA
- the xylA gene encoding xylose isomerase — protein sequence MPTPTPADKFTFGLWTIGYNGADPFGGPTRPALDVVHAVEKLAELGAYGLTFHDDDLFAFGSTEAERQTQIDRLKGALADTGLTVPMVTTNLFSAPVFKDGGFTSNDRAVRRYAIRKVLRQLDLGAELGAKTFVMWGGREGAEYDSAKDIRQALERYREAVNFLGDYVVDKGYDIRFAIEPKPNEPRGDILLPTLGHALAFIDSLERPELVGLNPEVGHEQMAGLNFAAGIAQALYHGKLFHIDLNGQRGIKYDQDLVFGHGDLHNAFALVDLLENGGPGGVPAYDGPRHFDYKPSRTEDETGVWESAAANMRTYLLLKERAAAFRADPEVQEALAAARVPELAQPTFGEGETYDDFVADRSAYEDFAADEYFGGKGFGFVRLQQLATEHLLGAR from the coding sequence ATGCCCACCCCCACCCCCGCCGACAAGTTCACGTTCGGTCTCTGGACCATCGGCTACAACGGCGCCGACCCGTTCGGCGGGCCGACCCGCCCCGCTCTCGACGTCGTGCACGCCGTCGAGAAGCTCGCCGAGCTCGGTGCCTACGGGCTCACCTTCCACGACGACGACCTCTTCGCCTTCGGCTCGACGGAGGCCGAGCGCCAGACGCAGATCGACCGTCTCAAGGGCGCGCTGGCGGACACGGGCCTGACCGTGCCGATGGTGACGACCAACCTCTTCAGCGCCCCGGTCTTCAAGGACGGCGGCTTCACCTCCAACGACCGCGCCGTGCGCCGGTACGCGATCCGCAAGGTGCTGCGCCAGCTCGACCTTGGCGCCGAGCTCGGCGCCAAGACGTTCGTCATGTGGGGCGGCCGCGAGGGCGCCGAGTACGACTCCGCGAAGGACATCCGCCAGGCGCTCGAGCGCTACCGCGAGGCCGTCAACTTCCTCGGCGACTACGTCGTCGACAAGGGCTACGACATCCGCTTCGCGATCGAGCCGAAGCCGAACGAGCCCCGCGGCGACATCCTGCTTCCGACGCTCGGGCACGCGCTCGCCTTCATCGACTCGCTCGAGCGTCCCGAGCTCGTGGGACTGAACCCCGAGGTCGGGCACGAGCAGATGGCGGGTCTGAACTTCGCCGCCGGCATCGCCCAGGCGCTGTATCACGGCAAGCTCTTCCACATCGACCTCAACGGTCAGCGGGGCATCAAGTACGACCAGGACCTCGTGTTCGGCCACGGCGACCTGCACAACGCGTTCGCCCTCGTCGACCTGCTCGAGAACGGCGGTCCCGGCGGAGTCCCGGCCTACGACGGCCCGCGCCACTTCGACTACAAGCCCTCCCGCACCGAGGACGAGACCGGCGTCTGGGAGTCGGCCGCGGCCAACATGCGCACCTACCTGCTGCTCAAGGAGCGTGCGGCCGCGTTCCGCGCCGACCCCGAGGTGCAGGAGGCGCTCGCCGCCGCCCGCGTCCCGGAGCTCGCGCAGCCGACGTTCGGCGAGGGCGAGACGTACGACGACTTCGTCGCCGACCGCTCCGCCTATGAGGACTTCGCGGCCGACGAGTACTTCGGCGGCAAGGGCTTCGGCTTCGTGCGGCTTCAGCAGCTCGCGACCGAGCACCTGCTCGGCGCGCGCTGA
- a CDS encoding LacI family DNA-binding transcriptional regulator, with translation MTRRATIHDVAAAAGVSVATVSKAVNGRYGVAPETSARVMAAVEALGYESSLVASSMRSRRTGVIGVLVADVEPFSAEVLKGVARGLADTSYDLMAYSGSHRQGPGWERRSLSRLSGTLIDGVIMVTPTVVNIAAEVPVVAVDPHTGGVDIPTVEADSFGGAQQAVRYLVGLGHRRIGFIAGRPDLRSAAARDAGYRAALSEAGIPFDPALVGIGRYEEDVARDAAQSMLSLADRPTAIFAANDLSALSIIAVAREAGLSVPRDLSVVGFDDVPEAAQADPGLTTVRQPMQHIGEVAARLVIALMNGETPEAMHYRLATRLVERGTTAPPRG, from the coding sequence ATGACGCGCAGAGCCACGATCCACGACGTCGCGGCGGCGGCCGGCGTCTCGGTCGCCACCGTGTCCAAGGCGGTCAACGGCCGCTACGGCGTCGCGCCCGAGACATCCGCGCGCGTCATGGCGGCGGTCGAGGCGCTGGGCTACGAGTCGAGCCTCGTCGCCAGCTCCATGCGCTCCCGCCGCACGGGTGTCATCGGGGTGCTGGTCGCCGACGTCGAGCCGTTCTCGGCGGAGGTCCTCAAGGGCGTGGCCCGCGGGCTCGCCGACACGAGCTACGACCTCATGGCCTACAGCGGGTCGCATCGTCAGGGACCGGGGTGGGAGCGCCGTTCGCTCAGCCGCCTGTCCGGAACGCTCATCGACGGGGTCATCATGGTGACCCCGACGGTCGTCAACATCGCGGCGGAGGTGCCCGTGGTCGCCGTCGATCCGCACACGGGCGGGGTCGACATCCCGACCGTGGAGGCCGACAGCTTCGGCGGCGCGCAGCAGGCCGTGCGCTATCTCGTCGGCCTCGGCCATCGGCGCATCGGATTCATCGCGGGACGCCCCGACCTGCGCTCCGCCGCGGCCCGCGACGCCGGATACCGCGCGGCGCTGTCCGAGGCCGGCATCCCCTTCGACCCGGCCCTGGTGGGCATCGGCCGGTACGAGGAGGATGTCGCCCGCGACGCCGCGCAGAGCATGCTCTCTCTCGCGGACAGGCCGACCGCGATCTTCGCGGCCAACGACCTGTCTGCGCTCTCGATCATCGCGGTGGCGCGCGAGGCGGGGCTCAGCGTGCCGCGCGACCTCTCGGTCGTGGGCTTCGACGACGTGCCCGAGGCGGCGCAGGCCGATCCCGGTCTCACGACCGTCCGTCAGCCCATGCAGCACATCGGCGAGGTGGCCGCGCGGCTCGTCATCGCGCTCATGAACGGCGAGACGCCCGAGGCGATGCACTACCGTCTCGCGACCCGGCTCGTGGAGCGCGGCACGACGGCGCCGCCGCGCGGCTGA
- a CDS encoding glycoside hydrolase family 43 protein produces MGRYRNPILPGCHPDPSICRLGDRYLLVTSTFEYLPGLPVHASTNLVDWELVGHAIHREEQLDLRGLDGSSGLYAPTIRVVGGRLVVVCTVVGSEEGPWSGRTGHFLVTAEDPAGPWSDPVWIDGVGGFDPSITVDGDRVWLCGTRLAAAAEWPGRTEVWIAELDLESGALRGEPVPIWTGAAARAVWAEGPHVLPRPGGGWMLLAAEGGTDLDHAVVTAYAEEITGPYTGDTGNPRLTHRDLGSGAEIVAVGHADLVDTPAGETWAVALGSHPVAGRRGLLGRRTSLVPVGWEGARPLFAPGTARVAPVVEAPGVPDAAPWPSLVVDDFDGVTLDPAWNGVGRMPQLFADPVARPGHVRLRAGDDPGTVGLPAFLGRRLPSERTRVEATVATVPGEGTLRAGLLLRVGERQLLELAVDRGGEVVLARVQGGLRAELARGRVAASGPVLLGLEIVDLVAAASVDGVPLASVDVAGLAPLPPRGFVGAWVGPFAAGDGFVDVDRVVLETLPGV; encoded by the coding sequence ATGGGCCGTTACCGCAACCCGATCCTGCCCGGCTGCCATCCCGACCCGAGCATCTGCCGCCTCGGCGACCGCTACCTGCTCGTGACCTCGACGTTCGAGTACCTGCCGGGGCTGCCCGTGCACGCCTCGACGAACCTCGTCGACTGGGAGCTCGTCGGCCACGCGATCCACCGCGAGGAGCAGCTCGACCTGCGTGGACTGGACGGGTCGAGCGGCCTGTACGCCCCGACGATCCGCGTGGTCGGCGGCCGGCTCGTCGTCGTGTGCACGGTCGTCGGGTCGGAGGAGGGCCCCTGGTCCGGCCGGACCGGCCACTTCCTCGTGACCGCCGAGGATCCCGCGGGCCCCTGGTCCGACCCGGTCTGGATCGACGGTGTCGGCGGGTTCGACCCCTCGATCACGGTCGACGGCGACCGGGTCTGGCTCTGCGGCACGCGCCTGGCGGCGGCGGCCGAGTGGCCGGGCAGGACCGAGGTGTGGATCGCGGAGCTCGACCTCGAGAGCGGCGCGCTGCGCGGCGAGCCCGTGCCGATCTGGACGGGGGCCGCCGCCCGGGCGGTCTGGGCCGAGGGGCCGCACGTGCTGCCCCGCCCGGGCGGCGGATGGATGCTGTTGGCCGCCGAGGGCGGCACGGACCTCGACCACGCGGTCGTCACCGCCTACGCGGAGGAGATCACCGGCCCCTACACGGGCGACACCGGGAACCCGCGGCTCACGCACCGCGACCTGGGCTCCGGCGCCGAGATCGTCGCGGTCGGGCACGCCGATCTGGTCGACACGCCCGCGGGGGAGACCTGGGCCGTCGCGCTCGGGTCGCATCCCGTCGCTGGCCGCCGGGGGCTCCTCGGCCGGCGCACCTCGCTCGTGCCGGTCGGCTGGGAGGGCGCCCGGCCGCTGTTCGCGCCCGGCACGGCCCGTGTCGCCCCGGTGGTCGAGGCGCCCGGCGTGCCGGACGCCGCGCCGTGGCCGAGTCTCGTGGTGGACGACTTCGACGGGGTGACGCTCGACCCCGCCTGGAACGGCGTGGGCCGGATGCCGCAGCTGTTCGCGGATCCCGTCGCCCGTCCGGGGCACGTCAGGCTCCGGGCGGGCGACGACCCGGGGACCGTCGGGCTGCCCGCGTTCCTGGGGCGTCGGCTGCCGAGCGAGCGGACACGCGTCGAGGCGACCGTGGCGACGGTGCCGGGCGAGGGGACGCTGCGGGCCGGCCTCCTCCTGCGCGTCGGCGAACGGCAGCTGCTCGAGCTCGCGGTCGACCGGGGCGGCGAGGTCGTGCTCGCGCGCGTCCAGGGCGGCCTGCGCGCCGAGCTGGCACGCGGGCGGGTCGCGGCATCCGGGCCGGTCCTGCTCGGGCTCGAGATCGTCGACCTGGTGGCGGCCGCATCCGTCGACGGGGTGCCGCTCGCGAGCGTCGACGTCGCGGGTCTCGCGCCGCTGCCGCCGCGGGGGTTCGTCGGGGCGTGGGTCGGGCCGTTCGCCGCCGGTGACGGCTTCGTCGACGTCGATCGGGTGGTGCTCGAGACGTTGCCGGGGGTGTGA
- a CDS encoding extracellular solute-binding protein, with the protein MRIRTILGGAAVLVAGALALSGCTGGGSGTGADGTVTLTFWHNSTTGDGKQYWQDTAAAFEAAHPTVKIEIQAIQNEEMDGKLQTALNSGDAPDIFMARGGGKLADVVKAGQVMDITDAISPEAKSAVGGALSAFEVDGKDYGMPVSILPSGIFYSTELFAKGGVTSTPTTIDQLESTNAQLKGAGITPIAVGAKDAWPAAHWYYNFALRACSKDAIDKAASDRSFDDPCWLEAGKNLQAFVDTKPFNDGFLTTAAQQGAGSSAGLIANHQAAMELMGAWDPGVIASLTPDQKPLADLSWFAFPEVPGGDGEPGAMMGGVDGFSCWVNAPKECVDFLNFITQKEQQEGYAKAFQTLPASTEAQSAVTDPALQAILAAYGKAPYVVLWLDTVYGQNVGNALNVAVVNMFAGKGGAQDIVDAVNAAAAKS; encoded by the coding sequence ATGAGAATCCGGACGATCCTGGGCGGCGCCGCCGTCCTGGTCGCGGGGGCGCTCGCCCTCAGCGGCTGCACCGGCGGCGGATCCGGCACGGGTGCCGACGGCACCGTCACGCTGACGTTCTGGCACAACTCGACCACGGGTGACGGCAAGCAGTACTGGCAGGACACCGCCGCGGCCTTCGAGGCCGCACACCCCACGGTGAAGATCGAGATCCAGGCGATCCAGAACGAGGAGATGGACGGCAAGCTTCAGACCGCCCTCAACTCCGGCGACGCCCCCGACATCTTCATGGCCCGCGGCGGCGGCAAGCTCGCGGACGTCGTCAAGGCCGGCCAGGTCATGGACATCACGGATGCGATCAGCCCCGAGGCGAAGTCCGCCGTCGGCGGAGCGCTCTCGGCGTTCGAGGTCGACGGGAAGGACTACGGAATGCCGGTCTCGATCCTCCCCTCCGGCATCTTCTACTCCACCGAGCTGTTCGCCAAGGGCGGTGTGACGAGCACGCCCACCACGATCGACCAGCTCGAGAGCACCAACGCCCAGCTCAAGGGAGCCGGCATCACCCCCATCGCCGTCGGGGCGAAGGACGCGTGGCCGGCCGCGCACTGGTACTACAACTTCGCCCTGCGCGCATGCTCGAAGGACGCGATCGACAAGGCCGCCTCCGACCGCAGCTTCGACGACCCCTGCTGGCTCGAGGCCGGCAAGAACCTGCAGGCGTTCGTCGACACGAAGCCGTTCAACGACGGCTTCCTCACGACCGCGGCGCAGCAGGGCGCGGGCTCGTCCGCGGGCCTCATCGCCAACCACCAGGCCGCCATGGAGCTCATGGGCGCCTGGGACCCGGGCGTGATCGCCTCTCTCACCCCCGACCAGAAGCCGCTGGCGGACCTCAGCTGGTTCGCCTTCCCGGAGGTCCCGGGCGGCGACGGCGAGCCCGGCGCCATGATGGGCGGCGTCGACGGGTTCTCGTGCTGGGTCAACGCCCCGAAGGAGTGCGTGGACTTCCTCAACTTCATCACGCAGAAGGAGCAGCAGGAGGGCTATGCCAAGGCCTTCCAGACGCTGCCGGCATCCACGGAGGCGCAGTCGGCCGTGACCGACCCCGCCCTGCAGGCCATCCTCGCCGCCTACGGCAAGGCGCCCTACGTCGTGCTGTGGCTCGACACGGTGTACGGCCAGAACGTCGGCAACGCGCTCAACGTCGCGGTCGTCAACATGTTCGCGGGCAAGGGCGGCGCCCAGGACATCGTCGACGCGGTCAACGCCGCGGCCGCCAAGTCCTGA
- a CDS encoding ROK family transcriptional regulator yields MSASADTTGMRRRNLSLVLGLIHREGPLARAALTERTGLNRSTTADLVAELERQGLVSQSGSDPARRVGRPSPLVHASPDVVAVAANPEVDALTMARVGLDRVVRDRVRLPFDAPPTAESAVAAIAAQLTRWAPARTVGIGLAVPGLVRAGDGLVRDAPHLGWHDVPLRDLVEAATGIATAVGNDATLGARAEHLFGAARDAADVVYLNGGASGIGGGLIVGGMPVGGAGGYAGEFGQNRPGIEDAADRRVPGGVLEDEVNRDRLLAAAGLGASDDAALAAALAGASDRTVRDEIARQRRILATALANAVNVLNPSVVVLGGFLAMLAERDPAGFVDEVRAQSMPACAEDLDIRSASLADDRLLVGAAELAFAPLLASPSGT; encoded by the coding sequence ATGAGCGCGAGTGCGGACACGACCGGGATGCGGCGACGCAACCTGTCGCTCGTCCTGGGCCTGATACACCGCGAGGGACCGCTCGCCCGGGCCGCGCTCACCGAACGCACCGGCCTCAACCGGTCCACGACCGCGGACCTCGTCGCCGAGCTCGAGCGCCAGGGCCTCGTGTCGCAGTCGGGATCGGACCCGGCGCGCCGCGTCGGCCGGCCCTCCCCGCTCGTGCACGCGTCCCCCGACGTCGTCGCCGTCGCCGCCAACCCCGAGGTCGACGCGCTCACGATGGCGCGCGTGGGCCTCGACCGCGTCGTGCGCGACCGCGTGCGCCTGCCCTTCGACGCGCCCCCGACCGCGGAGTCCGCCGTCGCCGCGATCGCCGCGCAGCTCACGCGCTGGGCGCCCGCGCGCACGGTCGGGATCGGGCTCGCCGTGCCGGGCCTCGTCCGCGCCGGGGACGGACTCGTGCGGGATGCGCCGCACCTCGGCTGGCACGACGTCCCGCTGCGCGACCTGGTCGAGGCCGCGACGGGCATCGCGACCGCGGTCGGCAACGATGCGACCCTCGGCGCCCGCGCCGAGCACCTCTTCGGGGCGGCGCGGGACGCCGCCGACGTCGTCTACCTCAACGGCGGCGCGAGCGGCATCGGCGGCGGCCTCATCGTGGGCGGGATGCCAGTGGGCGGCGCGGGCGGCTACGCCGGGGAGTTCGGCCAGAACCGGCCCGGCATCGAGGACGCCGCCGACCGCCGCGTGCCCGGCGGCGTGCTGGAGGACGAGGTCAACCGCGACCGGCTGCTCGCCGCGGCGGGCCTCGGCGCGAGCGACGACGCCGCGCTGGCGGCGGCCCTCGCGGGCGCGAGCGACCGGACGGTGCGCGACGAGATCGCCCGACAGCGCCGCATCCTGGCCACCGCGCTCGCGAACGCGGTCAATGTGCTGAACCCGTCGGTGGTGGTGCTGGGCGGATTCCTCGCGATGCTCGCCGAGCGCGATCCGGCGGGCTTCGTCGACGAGGTGCGCGCGCAGTCGATGCCCGCGTGCGCAGAGGACCTCGACATCCGCTCGGCGTCGCTCGCCGACGACCGGCTGCTGGTGGGCGCCGCCGAGCTCGCCTTCGCACCGCTGCTGGCGTCGCCCTCGGGCACCTAG
- the xylB gene encoding xylulokinase — protein MALVAGVDSSTQSCKVVVVDTATGEIVRQGRASHPDGTEVDPAAWWDALQAAIADAGGLADVAAWSIGGQQHGMVALDAEGRVVRPALLWNDTRSAGAARDLIAEFGAPALAERTGLVPVASFTITKLRWLRDAEPHRASRVAAVALPHDWLTWRLRGFGPAGESPRGPVLEELVTDRSDASGTGYWRPDTGDYDRELLVAALGHDAILPRVLGPSQWVTDAEGRRVGPGAGDNAGAALGVGAAAGDVVVSIGTSGTVFAVSAERTIDPSGTVAGFADASGSYLPIVVTLNAARVLDAIARLLGVDHAGLSDLALAAEPGAAGLTLVPYFEGERTPNLPDATASLTGMTLASTTRENLARAAVEGMLSGLGAGLDALRELGVPLRRALLIGGAAQSPAVRAVAPGVLGLPVEVPAPGEYVALGAARQAASVLAA, from the coding sequence ATGGCGCTCGTGGCGGGGGTCGACTCGTCGACCCAGTCGTGCAAGGTCGTCGTGGTCGACACGGCCACCGGGGAGATCGTCCGGCAGGGGCGCGCGTCGCACCCCGACGGCACGGAGGTCGACCCCGCCGCCTGGTGGGACGCCCTGCAGGCGGCGATCGCGGATGCCGGTGGTCTGGCGGATGTCGCGGCCTGGTCGATCGGCGGCCAGCAGCACGGCATGGTCGCCCTCGACGCGGAGGGCCGCGTCGTGCGCCCCGCGCTGCTGTGGAACGACACCCGCTCGGCGGGAGCGGCGCGCGACCTCATCGCCGAGTTCGGCGCCCCGGCGCTCGCCGAGCGCACGGGGCTCGTGCCGGTCGCGTCGTTCACGATCACCAAGCTCCGCTGGCTCCGCGACGCCGAGCCGCATCGCGCGTCGCGCGTCGCCGCCGTCGCCCTCCCGCACGACTGGCTCACCTGGCGGCTGCGCGGGTTCGGCCCCGCCGGCGAGTCGCCGCGCGGTCCGGTGCTCGAGGAGCTCGTCACCGACCGCTCCGACGCCTCCGGCACCGGCTACTGGCGTCCCGACACCGGCGACTACGACCGCGAGCTGCTCGTGGCCGCCCTCGGCCACGACGCGATCCTGCCGCGCGTGCTCGGGCCGTCGCAGTGGGTCACGGATGCCGAGGGTCGCCGCGTCGGCCCCGGCGCGGGGGACAACGCCGGCGCTGCGCTGGGCGTGGGGGCCGCCGCGGGGGATGTCGTCGTCTCGATCGGCACCAGCGGCACGGTGTTCGCGGTCAGCGCCGAGCGGACGATCGATCCCTCCGGGACGGTCGCGGGGTTCGCCGACGCCTCGGGCAGCTACCTGCCGATCGTGGTCACGCTCAACGCGGCCCGTGTCCTCGACGCGATCGCGCGGCTGCTGGGCGTCGACCACGCCGGTCTCAGCGACCTCGCCCTCGCCGCCGAGCCGGGGGCGGCGGGGCTGACCCTCGTGCCCTACTTCGAGGGGGAGCGCACGCCCAACCTCCCGGATGCGACCGCATCGCTGACGGGGATGACGCTGGCCTCCACGACGCGGGAGAACCTCGCGCGCGCGGCGGTCGAGGGCATGCTCTCGGGTCTGGGCGCGGGCCTGGACGCCCTCCGCGAGCTCGGCGTGCCGCTGCGCCGGGCGCTGCTGATCGGGGGCGCCGCCCAGTCGCCCGCGGTGCGCGCGGTCGCGCCGGGCGTGCTGGGGCTTCCGGTCGAGGTGCCGGCTCCCGGCGAGTACGTGGCGCTCGGCGCCGCACGGCAGGCGGCATCCGTGCTCGCGGCGTGA
- a CDS encoding carbohydrate ABC transporter permease, producing the protein MTATAAIVAPGSRRPPRTGQKPPRRGSGLVIYFVALVLIGLMLAPVAYIIIGGFRTNSEITVDPSGLPSTWNGENYLGVLTSGVFWQQVGNSAIAAVATTAFVVGLGLMAAFALSRYSFRGRGVVYAVFTAGLMFPMTVAITPLYILVRDLGLMNSLAGVIVPQIAFALPMTIIILVPFLGAIPHELQEAASIDGCSRLGFFWRMVLPLSLPGVITVGILAFIASWNSYMLPLFILNNEATFTLPLGTQAFASQYAVDTAKVLAFTSLSMIPALVFFSLFERRIVGGLTGAVKG; encoded by the coding sequence ATGACCGCCACCGCCGCGATCGTCGCGCCCGGCTCGCGCCGGCCGCCGCGCACCGGTCAGAAGCCCCCGCGCCGCGGGTCCGGACTCGTCATCTACTTCGTCGCGCTGGTCCTCATCGGTCTCATGCTCGCGCCCGTCGCCTACATCATCATCGGCGGCTTCCGCACGAACTCCGAGATCACGGTGGACCCATCCGGCCTGCCCTCGACCTGGAACGGGGAGAACTATCTCGGCGTGCTCACGAGCGGCGTGTTCTGGCAGCAGGTCGGCAACTCCGCCATCGCCGCGGTCGCGACCACCGCCTTCGTGGTCGGCCTCGGGCTCATGGCCGCCTTCGCGCTCTCGCGCTACTCGTTCCGCGGCCGCGGCGTCGTGTACGCCGTCTTCACCGCGGGCCTCATGTTCCCGATGACGGTCGCGATCACCCCGCTGTACATCCTCGTCCGCGACCTCGGGCTCATGAACTCGCTCGCGGGCGTCATCGTGCCGCAGATCGCCTTCGCCCTTCCGATGACCATCATCATCCTCGTGCCGTTCCTCGGCGCGATCCCCCATGAGCTGCAGGAGGCGGCGTCGATCGACGGCTGCAGCCGGCTCGGCTTCTTCTGGCGGATGGTCCTGCCGCTGTCGCTGCCGGGAGTGATCACCGTCGGCATCCTCGCGTTCATCGCCAGCTGGAACTCGTACATGCTGCCGCTGTTCATCCTGAACAACGAGGCGACTTTCACCCTGCCCCTGGGAACCCAGGCGTTCGCCTCGCAGTACGCGGTCGACACGGCCAAAGTGCTCGCGTTCACGTCGCTGTCGATGATCCCCGCGCTCGTGTTCTTCAGCCTGTTCGAACGACGCATCGTCGGCGGGCTGACCGGTGCGGTGAAGGGCTGA